The following is a genomic window from Candidatus Nealsonbacteria bacterium CG07_land_8_20_14_0_80_39_13.
ATTTTTAATTTATGTATCCGATCAAGTTCTCGAAGAAGTCTCTCGCAACATTGAATTAAAATTTCCGCTGCTTAAGGAAAGTTTCTTGAATTTCCTCCTTTCCCAACCGAGAATTATTGATAATCCTTCAATTAAAGAAATTGGAAAAGCCCATGAGCTTATTTTGACCGAAGATGCTCCAATTTTAGTGGTGGCTATGAAACTAAATCCGGATTTTTTGATCACGTGGGATAAAAAACATTTCTTAAAAAAAGAAGTCCTTTTGGGTGCCTCTTTTACTATCTGTACCCCCAAGGATTTTATTCAAACCCATTGGAAAAAATAAATTTCCGCTCACCATTAAAAAACGTGTAAAGCGGAACTTTACGCAATACCATACTTAATGGTGTTATTGAAAAAACAAAATAAAAATGCCAAGATTAAGGTATCAATAAAAAACTTATGGAAAAGGAGTTCCAATTTAAAAAACAAGGGGAAGTGAGAGTGAGAATCGCTCCTTCGCCGACCGGCAATCTTCACATCGGCACAGCCAGAGCCGCGCTTTTTAATTACATCTTCGCCAAACAAAACAAAGGCAATTTTGTTTTAAGAATTGAAGACACTGACAGAGAAAGATCAAAAAAAGAATTTGAAAACAATATTATTGAAGGATTAAAGTGGTTGGGATTGGAATGGAACGAAGGTCCGGATATCAACGGAGATTACGGCCCTTATCGCCAAAGCGAAAGAATAGAAATTTATTCAAAATATCTGGAGAAATTAATTTCTGAAGAGAAGGCTTATTATTGTTTTTGTTCGCCTGAAGACTTGGAGGAACAAAGACAATACCAACTCTCCAACGGAGAAGCGCCTCATTACCTCGGAACTTGCGCCAATTTATCAAAAAAAGAAACAGCTAAAAAATTAGCTGATAAAAAACCATTTGTGATCAGATTTAAAGTGGAACCGAAAAAAATAAAATTCAACGACCTGATAAGAGGGGACATAGAATTTGACTCGGCATTGATGGGGGATGTTGTTATCGCTAAAAATTCAAAGACTCCATTGTATAATTTCGCCGTGGTTGTTGACGATTTTGAAATGAGAATAAGCCACGTAATAAGAGGAGAAGACCATATCTCCAACACCCCGCTCCAAATTCTGCTTCAGGAGGCATTGGGCTTTCCACGGCCGTCCTACGCTCATTTGCCCCTAATCCTGGGCCCAAATAGAGCCAAGCTAAGCAAACGGGACGGAGCGACTGTTTCTGTATTGGATTACAAAGAAGAAGGATATTTGCCCGAAGCATTGATCAATTTCGTATCTTTCCTCGGCTGGAACCCCGGAAATGACAGGGAAATATATTCATTAGCCTCATTAGTCAAAGAAGTTTCTGTTGAAAAATTCCAAAAACAGGGAGCTATTT
Proteins encoded in this region:
- a CDS encoding glutamate--tRNA ligase; protein product: MEKEFQFKKQGEVRVRIAPSPTGNLHIGTARAALFNYIFAKQNKGNFVLRIEDTDRERSKKEFENNIIEGLKWLGLEWNEGPDINGDYGPYRQSERIEIYSKYLEKLISEEKAYYCFCSPEDLEEQRQYQLSNGEAPHYLGTCANLSKKETAKKLADKKPFVIRFKVEPKKIKFNDLIRGDIEFDSALMGDVVIAKNSKTPLYNFAVVVDDFEMRISHVIRGEDHISNTPLQILLQEALGFPRPSYAHLPLILGPNRAKLSKRDGATVSVLDYKEEGYLPEALINFVSFLGWNPGNDREIYSLASLVKEVSVEKFQKQGAIFDIKKLDFLNGFYIRQKSSERLAELCIPYLIKGDLITPKGIIHEENPEALPREIKNFEIMETGEEISKEQIEKIISLEQERMKKLSDIAESTGYFFKDKLKYEKELLKWKNAGSEETKIIIDKLEKILFEIKEGDWSKENLTGILMEEANREGDRGKILWPLRVALTGEKASPGPFEVAEILGKEKTLKRLKEAYGNI